A region from the Thermanaeromonas sp. C210 genome encodes:
- the fmt gene encoding methionyl-tRNA formyltransferase, which produces MGTPQFAAVSLQALLDSSHRVVGVVTQPDRPRGRGRKMAFSPVKEKALEYGLPLLQPRDLKDPEFLAALGSWEPELTVVVAFGRLLPRAVLNLPPRGCINLHASLLPRYRGAAPIQRAIMGGEKVTGVTTIYMTEELDAGDIILQERVDIPPEMTAGELHDELAVVGARLLVRTVDLIAAGRAPRFPQEDGQATYAPPLKPEEEEIKWQERADKIVNLIRGMNPLPGAFTWREGRRLKIFGARVLEDEGESSVGGRPGEVVAVRPREGFVVQAGQGQVLITAVQPPGKRIMTAVEYLRGYPLKVGEQLGCE; this is translated from the coding sequence ATGGGCACGCCGCAGTTTGCGGCGGTTTCGCTACAGGCCTTGTTAGACAGCAGTCACCGCGTAGTAGGAGTAGTAACCCAGCCGGACCGGCCTAGGGGGAGGGGCCGCAAGATGGCTTTTTCTCCCGTCAAGGAGAAAGCCCTGGAGTACGGTTTGCCCCTTTTACAACCCCGGGACTTAAAGGATCCAGAATTTCTGGCAGCCCTGGGCAGCTGGGAGCCGGAATTAACAGTGGTGGTGGCCTTCGGCCGCCTTTTGCCTCGTGCTGTATTAAACTTGCCTCCCCGAGGCTGTATCAATCTTCATGCCTCTTTGTTGCCCCGGTATCGAGGTGCGGCCCCCATCCAGCGGGCCATCATGGGCGGGGAAAAGGTAACAGGGGTTACCACTATTTATATGACGGAGGAATTGGATGCGGGCGATATCATCCTCCAGGAGAGGGTAGACATTCCGCCGGAAATGACAGCGGGAGAACTGCACGATGAGCTGGCGGTTGTGGGTGCTCGTCTGCTGGTCCGTACCGTCGACTTGATCGCTGCCGGTCGGGCGCCGCGTTTTCCCCAGGAAGACGGCCAGGCCACTTATGCGCCTCCCTTAAAGCCGGAAGAAGAAGAGATTAAATGGCAGGAAAGGGCCGACAAGATAGTCAATTTAATCCGCGGAATGAACCCCCTTCCCGGCGCCTTTACCTGGCGGGAGGGCCGGCGCCTTAAGATTTTTGGGGCGCGGGTTCTGGAAGACGAGGGAGAAAGTTCGGTTGGCGGGCGGCCGGGAGAAGTAGTGGCTGTCCGGCCCCGGGAGGGGTTTGTGGTCCAGGCTGGCCAGGGGCAGGTGTTAATTACCGCCGTCCAGCCCCCGGGGAAGAGGATTATGACTGCGGTTGAATACTTGAGGGGATACCCCCTCAAGGTGGGGGAGCAGTTGGGATGCGAATAA
- the def gene encoding peptide deformylase produces MAVYKIVTLGEPVLREKAQPVTKITPNLLRLIDNMAETMYFAPGVGLAAPQIGVSKRVIVVDVGDGLVELINPEIIAAEGTEVGIEGCLSIPGVQGEVPRAARVVVRGLDRYGRGREYNARGLFARALQHEIDHLDGILFIDRALRLFKDDQEGR; encoded by the coding sequence GTGGCAGTTTATAAAATCGTAACTTTGGGGGAGCCGGTGTTGCGGGAAAAGGCCCAGCCGGTAACCAAGATAACTCCTAACTTGTTAAGACTCATAGATAATATGGCCGAAACTATGTATTTTGCTCCGGGGGTGGGGTTGGCTGCCCCTCAAATTGGGGTAAGTAAGAGGGTTATCGTGGTTGATGTCGGCGACGGCTTGGTAGAGCTGATTAATCCGGAAATTATAGCCGCGGAAGGTACAGAAGTCGGCATAGAAGGGTGCCTCAGTATACCGGGAGTTCAAGGTGAGGTACCGCGAGCGGCCAGGGTAGTGGTAAGGGGATTGGACCGCTACGGGCGAGGAAGGGAGTACAACGCCCGGGGGCTTTTTGCCCGGGCGTTGCAGCATGAGATCGATCACCTGGATGGAATTCTCTTTATTGATAGGGCGCTGCGCTTGTTTAAAGACGATCAAGAGGGGAGATAA